CGTAGTGCTGAGTGTTGATGACCGAGCCGCGTCACTGATGTACATGGAACCGATACCCAGTTCAGTGGGTGTCCGTTGATTGAGATGTCGATTAAAGATTTTGAATCTCAGAGGCATCTCCATGCGCAGGTAACTCTTGGGGAGGCTGTAGACCGCCTCGTGGTTGAAGTGGACGATTTCGCCGTCTTGCTGCTTCGAGCACATCTTGACTGGTTTACTTCCGTTGACTGATttcttgtttaatttttttacattagcAAAGCTTGGGTCGTACTGGACGAAATACGTCACGGAGCCAGGAAGTCCGTCACCTCGTGACAGACATGAGGACTTTACACGTCGAAAACCAGCTGACGTAAGTGTCAGAGAGTCAACAATTATTCTGACGCTGTCTACGTAGTCAATGGGACTGGCTTCCTTGCGTTGAATACTCAACCTGTTGGTAGAAACCACTAGCTCTTCAGATGAATCATCGAGTTCTTTTGAATTAGCACTAAAGTTCCGatgattttgattttgatcTTGGTCTTGATGATGATGCTGGTGCTGATTATTTGCAACAGGATTTTCATTGCAAGACCTTATGGTCTCGACAGCGAAATCAATAAGACTTGGAGTAGGCGACTGAGTCCGTAAAGTCTCCAAAGCTTTTTTTTCTCGTCGCCGACTCATCGAAGTGcccataaaatatttatacagaGCAGCTTCTTTCTCAGCAGATCCATCAGACCGGAAACTGTCCAGCGTTGAGTCAGTACTCAGAACCAGCGGGTCGTCACTCGAATCATTTGTCAAAGCACCGCGTAATTTTCTTGCTCGTGCCACAACCTGAGCCACCAACTTATCAGTCAGGTCCACTGGACTCTTGACCTTGACATTGTCCAGATTCTTGCGCTTCTCACGCAAAATCGATCGGTATTTATCACTCTTGAGACTTGGAGACAAACCATCAGTCATGGAATTTACTTCCGTGTAATAAACATCAGAAAAAGTCATCGGGATTTCGTCAATCATTTTAGTTGACTCCCGAGAGTATTttcttgaaatattatttttctgcaGAGGCACCAGTTTTATCGACACGCGAATATCTCCAATTTTGAATCCTGCGTTGGTGTAAACTGGGACAAAGCAAGCCGgtttgtcaataaatatttccagtagattttttacacTAGCTGTTCCAATAGACTGCTGAGTCTTCTTGGACAACACCGACAGTGAAAGAGACTCCGcgtttttcaaatattctttgaATAAATCAAAGTTTGTCTTGACAGCATAAATTTCAGTATTCCTGGTGACGTTATTGTCCTTTACTGCCGCTTCTGTTGGactgttgataaaaaataaataaataaaataaaataaaaataagaagaaaaaatgaataattttgtttacttaCTTGAATTGGGCATGGTCCAGCTCACCCCACCAACAAGCAACAACAGTAACACTGCCAGGAGATCTGCGGGTCCAAACGACCTGATTAATCCTCAATTCTAGGTATCCATTGACTTTACCTTCGACTAAAGGGGGAAGCGATCGTTGTATTGAAGACTTCGGATCCATTTGTTTACTGTCACTGTCAGatgtcaattattaattttccttTGTTGTTTATTGTCATTGGTATAGCTAGTGTTACTGTGttaggttaattttttttatatcccaCTGACATAGCTTGCGCCATAAATAATCAAGGCGCATTCTCATCAGCAGCTTCAATttcaacttgaaaataaaccagtttaatttttatgactcTGAAGTTATATTATCATACAAtgaaaaacaaacaaaatccaaaaatacgaacatgtaggaaattctgtttaaaataatttgaaaatacttttcatACTCAAAATATGTAAACGTTTATTACTTATGATATAaagaatacatatttatttaagttttaagctaaacaaatattttttcaaacttttataaaaaataatcataattttactcTAGGGGATTAACAGAAAATGGTTTTTGATAAcgctcatatatatatatatcaaaactcttaattaataaatatgaattattaaattatttatggcaAAGTATCCAATTGCCAGTTGCTTATCAGCAGTTTGTttgttaatgaaataattaatcaataattataatcatgatAGTAAAGTTTAGTCTATAaaatacgaataattttttaaaaaaattattgcgcgtataaattttttgagaaaaataaattttagaaaaagattttttatggGAAATAGCGCCAACTGCTCAGACCTTACGACAAGTCAAAAACTTTCGTTTAATTCTTCATATGGTTGTTTTATGATTTGGAAGACCGAATAATCGCAACCACTGGTCAATTAAATTGGAAATGTCGTTATTGACATCCATAAGTTAATGTTATCCCGTCAATGCTGCCAACCAGGTGGGAATTGGCACTCCCAAGAATTTCTGACCCCTACTTGACTACCACAGAGTCATCtattaatagaatttaaacTTGCCCGTAATTTTGTGTTGATGGTAAAATCACAGTTTCAATAAAACTACTCAACTAGATGAGTACTTTCGTGATAAATATACattgagttttattatttacagtgATAAGTATCAAATACTTATTgacaataacaattaattaaacaaatttattcactatcctttttttgaatgaaaaaatacttAGCAACAATCGtaagtaaacaataaaaaaataaaaaaataaccagaGTTAAATGTCAGGAAATTTACAGAGAGGTTATATTTAGGTCACCAATGCTggctttgaaataaaatatttatgaaaacaaaaaCCGAAACATCTTCTTCTCCATGGTGTCGAACATTTAAATTGATGACAGcagattaaataaacaaagaaatGTCATCGGAAGAAGTAAACAGAGTAACGGCTGCTGTACCAACTGAAGAAGCAGGTCAGTCTGTCAGTAGCACGAGCCAGACCTCAGGGACAACAAGCTCAAACGTTAATTCACCACGTCCACCAGACCAAGTCAGTCGTTCAAATAATCTCCAGCGTATCCAGCAACGCAAACAGCACGTGTTTAACTGGCCAcagcttaaaaaattattgaaattagcCAACTACAGTCTGTGCCAAGTAGAAGAGTGCAAATGCAATGGGTGGAAAAATAGTCAGCAACCGATAAAGTCACCCCAGAAAGATCTTGGCCAGCAGCAGCCACAGCAACCAGTCACCAATTTCAGCGATCCCTGTCGAAGTTGCACCCATACTCTGGACAATCACATTAGTCATTTACAAAAACAGTCCGACGAAGAGATAAATAGATTACTGGGTATGGTTGTCGATGTTGATAACATATTCATGGGCATGCATCGCGAGGAAGATCCAGACACCAAAAAggtttactattatttatttaaattattaagaagAAATATACTGGCCATGACTAAGCCAGCTGTGGAAGCACCTCTTGGACAACCGCCTTTTGAACGACCAAGTATTGCCAAAGCGATAAGTAATTTTGTTCTGTATAAATTTAGTCATTTACCACAGCACGATTGGCAAGCAATGTATGATCTTGCTAAAATGTTTCTGCATTGTCTTAATCATTGGAACTTTGAGACACCAAGTGCCCGTAGATTATCTGCTAATCTCGAGGATCCAACTCcgtacaaaataaattatacaagaTGGCTTGTTTATTGTCATGTACCAGCATTCTGTGATTCACTGCCTCACTATGATACCACACTGGTGTTTGGTAAAACAATGTTACAGGCAGTATTTAAATCTGTTTGCCGCCAACTTATGGATAAATGTCACAGCGAACGAGATAAAATGTCGCCGGACAAACGTGTTCTCGTGTTGACTCATTTCCCTAAATTTCTGTCCATGCTGGAGAGTGAAATTTTCTCCAACACATCACCTATTTGGGATCCTGAATTTAAACAGGTACCGCCGTATCATTTACACTTGTCACTTGATTCTAAAAGCAATGCTGGACGACGCACAGGTGAATTTGAAAAGGTGACATTGACTCCTAACGATAAAGACAATTATAcgacaataaatataagtcCTGGAGTTAAAAGAGTGGGTGACAAACGGCCGCATGCTGAAGGCAGAtctgagagtaaaaaaaaacgcacTGAAGAAGCATTCGAAGATTTGCCTGAAGAGACGGTTGCTGTTGTGTTGGACACAATAAATGACCCAAATTATATGTGCGGTCCGGACGCTGTTTTCCCGCCAAATGTACCAAGAGACGAAACGGCTAAATTAgaggaagcaaaaaaaataattgagttcCATGTTATTGGCAACAGTTTGACTCAGCCAGTGTCCAAGCAGACAATGCTCTGGCTGATAGGTCTCCACAATGTATTCAGCCATCAATTACCACGAATGCCCAAGGAATACATCTCGCAGCTGGTGTTCGATCCAAAACACAAGACATTGGCGCTAATTAAAGACGGCAGGCCAATTGGTGGAATTTGTTTTAGAATGTTTGCAACTCAGGGATTTACcgaaattgttttttgtgCTGTCACCAGTCAAGAACAAGTAAAAGGTTACGGCACACATTTGATGAATATGTTGAAGGAttatcatattaaaaataatatcctACATTTTTTGACATTTGCCGATGAATTTGCAATCGGTTACTTCAAAAAACAAGGCTTCAgcaaagatattaaattaccACGTGCTATGTATCAGGGATACATAAAAGATTACGAAGGTGCCACATTGATGCACTGCGAGCTTAATGCAAAAATAGTTTACACCGAGTTCACGGCTGTTATCAGGAAGCAGAAAGAAATTGTTAAAAAGTTGATTCAGCAGAGACAGCAGGAGATCCAAAAAGTACATCCGGGGTTGTCCTGCTTCAAGGAGGGGGTCAGAGGCATTCCTGTTGAATCTATACCGGGTATTCGAGAAACTGGGTGGAAAAATTACGCGCAAACGAGAACACGGGGTGTCGCCAAAGGCAGTCAGGGTCCGGAACCTATGGAAGCTTGTCTTGATATCACAGATTCCCTCTACAATGCACTGAAAAGTGTTTTAAATAGCGTTAAAAACCACAGCACCGCATGGCCATTCCTCAAACCTGTAGATAAAAATGACGTTCCCGATTACTACGATCATATTAAATATCCAATGGgtaagatattattttttttctaatgggaacagtattttaattataattgttctttatttttttttattatagaccTTAAAACTATGACTGAGCGATTGAAAGCCAGATATTACGTGACCCGAAGACTCTTCATCGCAGACATGACGAGGATATTTACAAATTGTCGTTTGTACAACAGCCCTGATACTGAATATTACAGGTGTGCGAACgcacttgaaaaatatttccaaacaCGTATGAAAGAAATTGGTCTTtgggataaataaaaatttattttgttataaatccAAACGCTGTGtcttttaaagtaataaacaaattcCTATTCCTGTActtactaataaaataatttattaatttatttattttcaattaaatctgGGTATTAGTGTCATCGACAGCGAGCAATGTAAGGAAGTAAATAgtgataagaaattaaatataaatagactAGACACGCTACTACTTTACAGCCTAATTAATGCTATTGACCAAACCGTTAATTAAGGAATGCAATCCATAATGATGTTAAAATGTGCGTCATAAGCATCCTATGGAACGATGATCACCGTTGACTCTCAAGAAATATTTCAACAGCCTTGAAGTTCATCTGAAACTACTAAACTGcaagagaataaaaataataagaaacaatttttcattcatCCTCACTTGGGTACTTCGTTTCACACATTAAtcgaatgttatttttttattaacttataattaactttattcaATCCAATTAACACTTGAAGATAGAAACTAATTACTGTCTTAttgatcatttaattttttgttaaaaatgacattgacactgatgatttaaatttttaaaaaagtgtaatAATTCAAtgttagtgttttttttttttttttttttctaattgaataGATAAAACAAACGAAACACGGATGTGTCATAAAAATAAGCATAGTAAATTGTCTCGACACCCGATTGAAGAGTTAATGATTTTAACTTAAGTATTAAGTAGTTTACCTTCACCACTCGTGTCCTTTTTGGATGGCAAGGATTTATCAGATCGagtataaatttagtttttaaacaatttaattatcaatcaattttctaaaatcattattaccaatttatatacaaattcgttatagttatatatatattactagaCTACCAAGTATTAAATTGAGGTCAAGGATAATTTAACGCAAGGTAAAGTGATacatatcaataattatacatatataatagaaATACTTATgatagcaaattaaatttccaaattttttttactcgacaAAAGTTCGCGTGATTTTCTCATCACCGATTgttaaatctatttatttatgatgatgatgatgatgatattaATGAAGATTTTCAGTGAACTAAATTTTAGCGATGTAATTTCTCTCGTGATGTAGCCGCCCAAGTTGTTGATTAAGAAGAAGACAAAGCCTGGTACTGGAAGAAGAAAcataagattttaaataaaatatatataaacttaataTGCTCTGGTAATCACAGGATTTAGTCAGTCTGCATCAACaagtttgataattaattggcGACAGTAATCATAAGTAATTAGCGCGCgcatttactttaattttgaaaagtattttttttttttttattcaaatatataaatctcaatatatatagaaatagaaTTTATGGTAATGTGACAAGTAGTATTATCATTTAAGTAAGGAGTGAAAAGTCTATTGTGTTGATGTGAAGAAGAGATTGATAATAATCAGAGAAAtttgtacaaatatatatatgtatgtaatataAGATTccaaaaaaacattaatgatATAGCATTGAAAATGTATAAAAGGCTGTAAGTTTATTTAGAGCAACGTGTGTACGAGCGTTTGTCCATATATgctaagataaaaaaaacaccGTTGATTAAGAGGGGAGTTGATATAAAGAACCGCGCGTTAGCTTCACTCGCACATATATTACTGCTTTTTAAAACAAGACGTTCGTACACCATCGCGGTTCGTTCATTCTGTTGATAATTCTAGTCAATTAATTCagcgattatttttaaaaagtaataaatacaaaaatctATCAGTTTGTGTTGTTGTTgagtgttaattaataaataattcaagatgTGTGACGATGATGTGGCCGCTCTTGTTGTTGACAATGGATCTGGGATGTGCAAAGCCGGTTTCGCGGGGGATGACGCACCCCGTGCTGTTTTTCCATCGATTGTCGGCAGACCTAGATACCAGGTATgagtaatttgtttataaataatttaagatattgagaagaagaaaaaacta
Above is a window of Microplitis demolitor isolate Queensland-Clemson2020A chromosome 1, iyMicDemo2.1a, whole genome shotgun sequence DNA encoding:
- the LOC103580074 gene encoding histone acetyltransferase KAT2A, producing MSSEEVNRVTAAVPTEEAGQSVSSTSQTSGTTSSNVNSPRPPDQVSRSNNLQRIQQRKQHVFNWPQLKKLLKLANYSLCQVEECKCNGWKNSQQPIKSPQKDLGQQQPQQPVTNFSDPCRSCTHTLDNHISHLQKQSDEEINRLLGMVVDVDNIFMGMHREEDPDTKKVYYYLFKLLRRNILAMTKPAVEAPLGQPPFERPSIAKAISNFVLYKFSHLPQHDWQAMYDLAKMFLHCLNHWNFETPSARRLSANLEDPTPYKINYTRWLVYCHVPAFCDSLPHYDTTLVFGKTMLQAVFKSVCRQLMDKCHSERDKMSPDKRVLVLTHFPKFLSMLESEIFSNTSPIWDPEFKQVPPYHLHLSLDSKSNAGRRTGEFEKVTLTPNDKDNYTTINISPGVKRVGDKRPHAEGRSESKKKRTEEAFEDLPEETVAVVLDTINDPNYMCGPDAVFPPNVPRDETAKLEEAKKIIEFHVIGNSLTQPVSKQTMLWLIGLHNVFSHQLPRMPKEYISQLVFDPKHKTLALIKDGRPIGGICFRMFATQGFTEIVFCAVTSQEQVKGYGTHLMNMLKDYHIKNNILHFLTFADEFAIGYFKKQGFSKDIKLPRAMYQGYIKDYEGATLMHCELNAKIVYTEFTAVIRKQKEIVKKLIQQRQQEIQKVHPGLSCFKEGVRGIPVESIPGIRETGWKNYAQTRTRGVAKGSQGPEPMEACLDITDSLYNALKSVLNSVKNHSTAWPFLKPVDKNDVPDYYDHIKYPMDLKTMTERLKARYYVTRRLFIADMTRIFTNCRLYNSPDTEYYRCANALEKYFQTRMKEIGLWDK